The genomic segment AAGAGGCAATGGGATGATTCTCATGAACGTGGTGCATCTTATAGCAAAAATCAAAGACCTACATATTCTCTTTTCACCTTTATACAATCTTATTTCactattcaatttaaatttgtaATCTAATTGTATACTTTAgtaggtattttctgacatttttagagacactgtaagggaattcattcattacgtaacacattttaattaaaaatatatataaagctttttttcctaTGGTAAGCATTTTAATATGGGTTAGGGgtaattttcttgtcaattttcATTCTGATTTGGTTTTAAAgcattgaatttaaaaaaaactgttcaaacACAGAATAAACAGTCTGACACATTTTATTGAGAGATTAAATACGGGAGGGGTGGTGGTTATAGAGGGCTTTGTGGATGATGAGCAGGATCTTGAAGTGAATTTGGTGCTGAATTGGGGGCCAGTGAAAGTGTCGAAGGATTGGTGTGATGTGTTCTCTGTACATGTTTAAGGTCAGTGTCACATTGAAGTGACtaatgaagaaaaagaagattcCAGACTACAGGAAGCCATTAAAGAAATGAGACGACTTGATGAAATACTGTCTGCAAAGATCTGCATCGAAAAGGAAGTAAAGCGTCAAAGGAAAGAACTTCAAGCAAAACTCTGGCAAGAGCTGCAGGTAGACAGCCTCCCCTTACATTACAGCTCTCTAGACCAGTGTCTACtgttttttactaaaaaaagatgtttactCTTAACGTGTATGGTGATGTTAtacagtgtattttttctgCAGCAGAATAGGCCCGAAGGCCACTCTGAATGTGCCCAAGAAGCCATGAACACAAGGATGTTTTTGGCTCTGGAAGCACCTACTGGTAAGAATAGGCAACAGTGTTGAAAAGTTAAGTATACACACAGTCACTGTGAGACAGCctaaatatgtcttttttttattatcttaaagTGACAGAAGAGGAGGACATCTTTGTACCTGTGTTTGAAACTCAGGTTCCTGACTGTGAGCACAACATAGAGAGCCAATCCTTGGAGCAAAGTGAGTCTATGTTCTCAGTTGTACTGCCCTTATTGTACACTTGATGGTGCCATGAGCTCAGGGAACTTATAGCTGATGTTTTTCCCTTCATGGTGGGCTGGTGCAGACAGTAGTGCACTAACTCAGTTTTCCAGAAGTTCATAACAGTTTACCCGCATGCAACTCATTAATAATTTCCTGATCAAGATCTTGTGATTCTTTTAATATATGGATCCATGAAGGGAAAAAATATCTCcctttttattgtgaaaatcaGCCCAAGAACTGTGAGGTATTCATTGTGCTGCTATgcacatacagacacagacatTTAGGCAGATTGGTGACTTGTTATCATTGGGGCTACACTTTAGTTCAAGCACGGTCTTTACACCTACTATGTCACGTTGCAGGGCTAGCATTAGAGAGCGGTCTAATAATCATCCTGCTCTATTTCAAGATTATTGCAAACTGCTTTGGATGAGATGTAAAATAAGGAATATTGGGTGAAAAATCAGATGTAGCCTTTTATTAGAGATGGACTTACCttaaatatttgtgtgtgtgtgtgtgtggcttgcCTGACAGGTGAAAGGAGCTCAGAAAGCTTAACAGAATCATTTGAACGAGGCAGTGAGGGGACAGGGGAAGAGCAATTTGAAGGCAGCCACTGTGGAGCTTCCAAAGGCAAGAAAAAACAGAAGGACTTTGTAAGGAGAAACATTGAGGTATGTCAAAGTTCATGTTGGGTCAAATGCAGTTCTAGGGTGTATCGCATGACTTGGAGCAAGTctcttgtctgtttgtttttccaatgAGGAAAATATTTCTCTCTAGTTCAAGAGAAAGCTTTTAAGCTGACAAGGGCACCACTGAAAAGAATtgaaatgttatgtaaataatgattttcattctctccttttttgaaaataaatataacagcTAGTGATCGGTGAGGGAGACCATGTGCTTTTGACTCAGGCGGAGAAAGAGCGTCTGACCGAGCTCCTCCGAGAAGTAGACGAAGAGGAAGAGGACAGTGCCAGAGGCGCAGACGGCGAGGTAGGCTGACAAGAAGCCCTAACAGACAACATATGCTTTAGGATGAGTCTCTATTTTTCAAGTTCCTTCATACTTCCCCCTCATGTCCAAAGGTCTTAGGGTGAGCAGCAGATGATCCCATCCACTGCCTCTGCCACCAACATTTTGTTCtaatatttcattcatttattagttGGAATCTGTGTCATTATCTAACATTTGGCCTTTTGAATGCAGTTATTAAACACATGCATAACTCAACCAGACTTTGGCCTTCAAAACAGCACATAGAGTAACATTGGTCAGACATCCATGTTTTGATGACTGCCTGGCAGCTCAGACGGCCTCTGGGCAGAAGATTCTGACTCCTCAAAGCAGTTTAGATTACAAACCAGATGTCAAGTGCCATATGCAGTTCACATGGAATGCTGCATATTATGGATTCATTttgttatcttgttttcatagcAGTTCCCTCTGGTGTTTCTGCGAAATTCAGAGGCCAGGATCTTTCATATAAGTCTAATTTAAGCTTAATTTCCTTTGATGATTCTTTGGAGACCCTGTGCCACCTGGAGTAGTGGACTCTTTCCCCTCCATCTTccacactttaaatgttttttatttaagctTTAATTGTCTTTAATAGCCCCTTTGGCAGCTGTGAAACCAGTTTGAAGTCAGATGGGATGAAGCCTGTTGGGAAACGAGAGAGGGAACATACTTACCTTTCACATACGGTTTCATTTAGCTTGACCCCGACAGCTCTGCATCCGTGGAACAGCTTGCCGGTCTTGCTGCTCTGTTTATGATGTTTACCTTGACTTTTAGAACAATACCGCAGTAATTGTGGCGGCAGATACCAAACTAAGGGGAGCGCAGATGCTCTGGGCTTTTTAATTGGCCGGATGAAGGTTTCCTGTTATTGTGAGGCGTGCTATTATGAATGGTCATAATGGAGAGAGCACATTATTTATGTCACCATGACTTTGGCAGTGATGCATCTTTAGTTCTGAGGACTTCACTCAGTTCTTGGCAGAATCTCTTGGGACACATCAACCACAGGCTGCTGCTCACTGTTAGCCTCACACACTTCTTTTGATGTTGCTCCTGTCCTAacaagtttctcagttttgtGTAGTTATGGTAACCCAAGGCAGTAAATCTAGCAGTCCGTAATCGTAGAACATTTCGGTGCTGCTGTAGTGGATGCAATCTCTTGCTTTATCAAAGGAAAAGTTTGATGTAGGTATAAcactttaatttaacatttaatttgttGTCAGGAGTTGATAAGAAGATTGATCCAGTCTCATGTAGTTATCGTAAATCTACAGGCATTAGCCAATTAGCTTAGCTTTGCATAAGGGCTTGAGAGTTTCGTGAAAAGGGCAATACAATTTGTCACGCTGTATATGATGCTAGAGCCAAGGGACGAAGAACTCTATGCTGGCTGTAGTACACAAACGAATGctatcaatcttctcatttaATGTTTGGCAAGAAAGCAAGGAAGTAAATGTTTCAAAATGTCAGAGTTAATTTTTCCCTTtagagtcttgggctattaagtccgtttttgaatacttttcagtCTGACACTTAAAAAACCATGCCATGtaggtatctttttttttcagcacaacttcacctatatgacctgataattggATTCTGATGGCTGGATTCTACAATGCTTTAATGCTACGGTGGTTTCAGAATATGAGCTGAGCAATTTTGTCACTTTACTGTATCTACAATGTGCTTTCCTGCAATGTGAGTGTGTGGATGAAGTATTACAGTAACTTGTTAAATTTTACTCATTAAGCGTCTTGCTCTCCATGTTTTGTACTACTCCTCGGCCTGTTTTTTTGTTACTGTAAAACCTCACCTTGGTGAGTCTGTGGCTTGGTAGATATGGAAGTTTATATTGAGCCCACTGCAACAGTACGCATAAAATAGGCTGGCGCTGAAATCATCTGCTAGGTTAATTTGAATGGGAATGTCCGTTCTACTCtcatcttgtttttatgttaaaagttTAACTTCTCTCTAAGGCTGTGTTTTACATCTAGTCTACGAGTTCCTATGTCCCATTGACAGTTTTATGTTACGTCTGTTTAACAACTCACATTTTCATGCGATGGTCAAAAGACATGCACGTGAACACAGAGGACTAACCGAAGTCTGTCTGAGGTCTGGGGTTGAGGTATTCGACCACATCCAACCACTGCAATGGTTCAAATATTAGAGTAGCTCCATCTGAATATATCTTCAAATATGAAACACAAATCAGTGTCATGAGAATTTGTTGATCTCATTTGTTGAGTTTTGGCTCCGTGTGGTGCTCCACCTAGTTGATATAGACCCCTGTGTTTGCTGTTTTCTTCTGCCAGTTTTCTTCTGCTCCCGCCTCAGAGAGCTCAGAGGTCACAGCTGCACTCCCTGCAGAGTTGCGATCTTCTTTGGCATAAAAAGCCTTACTGCAAGATCATATCTCACCACCAGGCTGTGATGAGCTCACCACCCAGCTACGATTTCTCATAGGACATCAAGAGAGTCTCAATGGGAAAAACAGTCTCCAAGAAAAGGCAATTGTCAAAATTTTGGCATTTGACTAGGAGAATGATCAATAGCCTGTTACCCATCCAGAAGTAAATACCAAGTGCGAGAGTCAGACTTGTATCTCTTCCCTCTCTCAGACATCACTTTCACAAAGTTGTTAAATAAGCAATATATAATTAATGTTTATCAGTCCCTTATTAAGGTTGCCACTAAATTAAGCAGACTTATAACCCAACAGGCCAAGACTTATTTCAGCAATGTTTCTCTTTCAGGAGGACATGTGGGCTGTGTCAGTCCTGACAGGTCAGGGTTACACCCCGGAGCCCTCTGTCCTTGAGCAGCTGATTGACATTGACTCCAAAATTCGATTTCTCCTTCCTGCCGAGGAATTTCTCTCAGTTCAAACCTCATACACGAACCTGAGCCTGTCCCAGGTACGTATCTAACTAAAAGCACTACTTTCTACATTATAACAGCTGTGAGTTTATTTTGAGCACCGTTTAGTCACCATGCACAGAGGCAAAGTAATTAAGTCTTATTACAAAGTCAGGTTAGTACAGCATCAAACTTGTTAAATCTTTTGTTATAGACCCTCAGGGAGTCACTCCCTTATTCGTAAGTGGAGAAAAACAGTGTTATGTAAGCCCCTTTAATTTGGAACATAGGGTTGCCTCCCTTTTCCATCCACCTTTCCCATTCCATATGAAGGCCATATAAAACCTATTGtgcattatttgtttcttaagaCTAATTAAAGAtttgacttttgttttatttttatgatttttatttataagcaataacatctcaaaaacaaCTCGTAAGGAGCAGTATGTAGAATTATGGCGATCTATTggcagaaaaataatatattatttatatctaCTGTGTGTTTTCGTTAGTGTATAATCAGCTGAAActaagaattgttttgttttcgttAGCTTAACCAAAGACTTCCACGTTTTACGCTACCTGAAGGCCACCATAGGTTCTCTAGGTGGTTGGAAAGGGAGGAATGGCTGATGGGTATTTAGTTTGTTGCAATCTGCAGCCTCAccaaatcctacacactggacCTTCAAATACTATACATTGTCTGAGTTTAGAGTATGATCTGTACATCTCTACCACATCAGACAGTGACAGAGAACCAAGAGATATTAAAATTTTCCAGGCTTTGGTCCTGCGTCCGGCCCGCTCCTAGACGTGAGCTCAGCGGGTTATCTCAGGACCTTAtctcactacattttaaaagccaGACGGCATGCTCATCATCAGTGGAAAATCGTGTTTTTGGAGTCATAAAAACTTTATAACACAGTTTTGTGAACCCAGGGTGCCGTTTTCTACTACCACTACTGGATGTCGACAAGGAAAAAATGCACCACTTGAATCTCACGGCTGGAATAACACATATGTCATAATGCCCAGAATATTTATGTTGCTGGCCTAATTATTTCCCACTTTCCcactgtaaaattacttaaCGGTAGTAAAACAAGCTTAACCTTTGAAGTTGAGGTCATTTATCCTGTGCCCTCCAGCTTTCTGGATTCTCAATATTTCGAATGTCTTGAGTAGaatgtatgtttaaaataaGTATACATATATGAGTATATGATTagtgtgatgtgacatatggAACTgaaattaattgattagttgattgACAGAATTAATATCCAACTATTTTGTTATTAACtaaatcatttttacagttcTCGCCTTGTGCTCTCCCACATGACGTAGCGTATATCTTTGTCCAAAATGTTGATAATAATGGGCAGCTGGATGTGTTACTTTGTCTAACCTacttcccctcccctcccctccccgcCTTTAATCATCTTGCCTGGTTAAGAGTTTTGGGGAAAGTAAAATTcccccatcatccatccatcatctgctTTCCATTAAAGCTGAAATGGCTAATGCAGCCATTCCCTTTCAAATTATGTAACATATGAATTCTAAAGAAATCTTACTGCACTTCTGTCTCTCAAGTTGCCATTAATTGCAGATAATTCACCTTCAGCAGATGAAAAATTAAAGATTGGCGAACCTCACACCTGTACAGCTTAAAAAGTAGCTGTTTTGTTACCTTGACTTTAACCCTGTCTCACTGGTGTGGCATATATTAAAGATATATGCCCTCACAATA from the Centropristis striata isolate RG_2023a ecotype Rhode Island chromosome 16, C.striata_1.0, whole genome shotgun sequence genome contains:
- the fsip1 gene encoding fibrous sheath-interacting protein 1 isoform X1; translated protein: MEIIRGSLDDISRPASSEQTSSRLSSDRSCPTTPFALVVLTKDAADIQIQNSSEEPIINSSARGPDKGQCHIEVTNEEKEDSRLQEAIKEMRRLDEILSAKICIEKEVKRQRKELQAKLWQELQQNRPEGHSECAQEAMNTRMFLALEAPTVTEEEDIFVPVFETQVPDCEHNIESQSLEQSERSSESLTESFERGSEGTGEEQFEGSHCGASKGKKKQKDFVRRNIELVIGEGDHVLLTQAEKERLTELLREVDEEEEDSARGADGEEDMWAVSVLTGQGYTPEPSVLEQLIDIDSKIRFLLPAEEFLSVQTSYTNLSLSQGRGSEVGWKCDGDPQPGEKVLQDIKERRGQERRLHEIQQQLEILSQGQEMTNESPDLTEEQLLSLLDECQLTEEAAVGSIFKERS
- the fsip1 gene encoding fibrous sheath-interacting protein 1 isoform X2; the protein is MEIIRGSLDDISRPASSEQTSSRLSSDRSCPTTPFALVVLTKDAADIQIQNSSEEPIINSSARGPDKGQCHIEVTNEEKEDSRLQEAIKEMRRLDEILSAKICIEKEVKRQRKELQAKLWQELQQNRPEGHSECAQEAMNTRMFLALEAPTVTEEEDIFVPVFETQVPDCEHNIESQSLEQSERSSESLTESFERGSEGTGEEQFEGSHCGASKGKKKQKDFVRRNIELVIGEGDHVLLTQAEKERLTELLREVDEEEEDSARGADGEEDMWAVSVLTGQGYTPEPSVLEQLIDIDSKIRFLLPAEEFLSVQTSYTNLSLSQDAPGGFDLCNSDCTRPPSVLKKTQKKYKVQMTHE